From a region of the Canis lupus dingo isolate Sandy chromosome 5, ASM325472v2, whole genome shotgun sequence genome:
- the RBM7 gene encoding RNA-binding protein 7 isoform X1, which yields MGAAAAEADRTLFVGNLETKVTEELLFELFHQAGPVVKVKIPKDKDGKPKQFAFVNFKHEVSVPYAMNLLNGIKLFGRPIKIQFRSGSSHASQDVNLLYPQHHLGNSSPTSTSPSRYERTVDNMTPSAQIIQRSFSSPENFQRQAVMNSVLRQMSYGGKFGSPHLDPSGFSPSHSHSFNQSSSSQWRQDTPSQRKGRQNSHPYIPDRHYSREQRYSDHGSDHHYRGSRDDYFYEDRNPEGWSHDYDNRRDSNRDGKWRSSRH from the exons atgggggcggcggcggcggaggcggacCGCACGCTCTTTGTGGGCAACCTGGAGACGAAGGTGACCGAGGAGCTCCTCTTCGAGCTTTTCCACCAG gCTGGGCCTGTAGTAAAAGTGAAAATCCCAAAAGATAAGGATGGTAAACCAAAGCAGTTTGCATTTGTGAATTTCAAGCACGAAGTGTCTGTTCCTTATGCGATGAACCTACTTAATGGAATCAAACTTTTTGGGAGGCCCATCAAAATTCAGTTTAGATCAG GAAGTAGCCATGCCTCACAGGATGTCAATTTGTTGTATCCCCAGCATCATCTTGGAAACTCAAGCCCTACCTCTACATCTCCCAGCAG gTATGAAAGGACTGTGGATAATATGACTCCATCAGCACAGATAATTCAGAgatctttctcttctccagaaAATTTTCAGAGACAAGCAGTG ATGAACAGTGTTTTGAGACAGATGTCCTATGGTGGGAAATTTGGTTCTCCACACCTGGATCCATCAGGATTTTCCCCATCACATAGTCACAGTTTCAACCAGTCTTCAAGCTCCCAGTGGCGCCAAGATACACCATCACAGCGTAAAGGCAGACAGAATTCTCATCCCTATATACCAGATAGACACTATAGCCGAGAACAGCGTTACAGTGATCATGGGTCTGACCATCATTACAGAGGAAGCAGAGATGACTACTTCTATGAAGATAGAAATCCCGAAGGCTGGAGCCATGACTATGATAACAGAAGAGACAGTAACCGAGATGGAAAATGGCGTTCATCTCGACACTAA
- the RBM7 gene encoding RNA-binding protein 7 isoform X2, which yields MNLLNGIKLFGRPIKIQFRSGSSHASQDVNLLYPQHHLGNSSPTSTSPSRYERTVDNMTPSAQIIQRSFSSPENFQRQAVMNSVLRQMSYGGKFGSPHLDPSGFSPSHSHSFNQSSSSQWRQDTPSQRKGRQNSHPYIPDRHYSREQRYSDHGSDHHYRGSRDDYFYEDRNPEGWSHDYDNRRDSNRDGKWRSSRH from the exons ATGAACCTACTTAATGGAATCAAACTTTTTGGGAGGCCCATCAAAATTCAGTTTAGATCAG GAAGTAGCCATGCCTCACAGGATGTCAATTTGTTGTATCCCCAGCATCATCTTGGAAACTCAAGCCCTACCTCTACATCTCCCAGCAG gTATGAAAGGACTGTGGATAATATGACTCCATCAGCACAGATAATTCAGAgatctttctcttctccagaaAATTTTCAGAGACAAGCAGTG ATGAACAGTGTTTTGAGACAGATGTCCTATGGTGGGAAATTTGGTTCTCCACACCTGGATCCATCAGGATTTTCCCCATCACATAGTCACAGTTTCAACCAGTCTTCAAGCTCCCAGTGGCGCCAAGATACACCATCACAGCGTAAAGGCAGACAGAATTCTCATCCCTATATACCAGATAGACACTATAGCCGAGAACAGCGTTACAGTGATCATGGGTCTGACCATCATTACAGAGGAAGCAGAGATGACTACTTCTATGAAGATAGAAATCCCGAAGGCTGGAGCCATGACTATGATAACAGAAGAGACAGTAACCGAGATGGAAAATGGCGTTCATCTCGACACTAA
- the RBM7 gene encoding RNA-binding protein 7 isoform X3, which produces MESNFLGGPSKFSLDQHHLGNSSPTSTSPSRYERTVDNMTPSAQIIQRSFSSPENFQRQAVMNSVLRQMSYGGKFGSPHLDPSGFSPSHSHSFNQSSSSQWRQDTPSQRKGRQNSHPYIPDRHYSREQRYSDHGSDHHYRGSRDDYFYEDRNPEGWSHDYDNRRDSNRDGKWRSSRH; this is translated from the exons ATGGAATCAAACTTTTTGGGAGGCCCATCAAAATTCAGTTTAGATCAG CATCATCTTGGAAACTCAAGCCCTACCTCTACATCTCCCAGCAG gTATGAAAGGACTGTGGATAATATGACTCCATCAGCACAGATAATTCAGAgatctttctcttctccagaaAATTTTCAGAGACAAGCAGTG ATGAACAGTGTTTTGAGACAGATGTCCTATGGTGGGAAATTTGGTTCTCCACACCTGGATCCATCAGGATTTTCCCCATCACATAGTCACAGTTTCAACCAGTCTTCAAGCTCCCAGTGGCGCCAAGATACACCATCACAGCGTAAAGGCAGACAGAATTCTCATCCCTATATACCAGATAGACACTATAGCCGAGAACAGCGTTACAGTGATCATGGGTCTGACCATCATTACAGAGGAAGCAGAGATGACTACTTCTATGAAGATAGAAATCCCGAAGGCTGGAGCCATGACTATGATAACAGAAGAGACAGTAACCGAGATGGAAAATGGCGTTCATCTCGACACTAA
- the C5H11orf71 gene encoding uncharacterized protein C11orf71 homolog: MAVNFVSLWAGDQRSRVASRAPPGDLSPSAAALALVSGDGLLVAAPEARLPGRVPRQAGRPSVRPESPTRPIKGRDPDGRARSRQTRGAPYAIPAVKPAPLRPLLRRRPLAARLPA, encoded by the coding sequence ATGGCCGTGAACTTCGTGTCCCTGTGGGCCGGCGACCAAAGGAGCAGGGTGGCCTCCCGCGCGCCCCCGGGCGACCTCAGCCCGTCCGCCGCGGCGCTGGCGCTGGTCTCCGGAGACGGCCTCCTGGTCGCCGCGCCCGAGGCGAGGCTCCCGGGGCGCGTTCCTCGGCAGGCGGGGCGGCCGAGCGTGCGCCCCGAGAGCCCGACGCGCCCTATAAAGGGTCGGGACCCTGACGGGCGGGCCCGGAGCCGCCAGACCCGAGGCGCGCCGTACGCGATCCCGGCCGTGAAGCCGGCCCCGCTGCGGCCCTTGCTGCGGCGCCGCCCGCTCGCGGCCCGCCTCCCGGCCTGA